The following proteins come from a genomic window of Nostoc sp. TCL26-01:
- a CDS encoding P-II family nitrogen regulator produces the protein MEAVKKIEIVTNSLELPKVLEILEKSGVSGYTVIENVIGKGKRGRVINDLETHTLTNGYVMSICTEAQEQALVEAIRPVIKKYGGVCIVSDAKWIAH, from the coding sequence GTGGAAGCTGTTAAGAAAATAGAGATAGTGACAAACTCTTTAGAATTACCAAAAGTTCTAGAAATCTTAGAAAAATCTGGTGTTTCTGGGTATACAGTGATTGAAAATGTCATCGGCAAAGGTAAAAGAGGTAGAGTTATCAATGATCTGGAAACTCATACACTCACTAATGGATATGTCATGAGTATTTGTACAGAAGCACAAGAGCAAGCATTGGTAGAGGCAATTAGACCTGTAATTAAAAAATATGGTGGTGTATGTATTGTCTCTGATGCTAAGTGGATTGCCCATTAA
- a CDS encoding sodium-dependent bicarbonate transport family permease has product MNLNLIVSNILNPPVLFFFLGMLAIFLKSDLDIPQPLPKLFSLYLLLAIGFKGGYEIAESGINAEIAMTLAAAILMASIVPIYSFFILKIKLDNHNAAAIAATYGSISAVTFITAQSFLKILSIDSSGHMVAALALMESPAIIVGIVLLRIFSQDQEQDKGEFSWGEVLREAFLNGSVFLLVGSVIIGLLTGEKGWEKLHPFTQDIFYGVLAFFLLDMGMVAARRVKELSNTGYFLIGFSIFMPLVNALIGIILAKFIGISPGNALLFAVLCASASYIAVPAAMRITVPEANPSLYVSMALALTFPFNIIIGIPLYFNIIKLIGV; this is encoded by the coding sequence ATGAATTTAAATCTTATTGTATCCAATATATTAAATCCGCCAGTACTTTTTTTCTTTCTAGGAATGCTGGCAATTTTTTTAAAATCTGATTTAGATATTCCTCAACCTTTACCAAAATTATTTTCTCTCTACTTACTACTAGCTATTGGATTTAAAGGCGGATATGAAATTGCCGAAAGTGGCATTAACGCAGAAATTGCTATGACGCTAGCGGCAGCTATACTTATGGCTTCCATCGTTCCTATCTATTCTTTTTTTATATTAAAAATCAAACTTGATAACCATAATGCTGCGGCGATCGCTGCCACTTATGGTTCTATTAGTGCCGTGACTTTTATTACTGCACAATCTTTTCTGAAAATTCTCAGCATTGACTCTAGTGGACATATGGTAGCAGCTTTAGCGCTGATGGAATCACCAGCAATTATCGTGGGTATTGTATTGCTGAGAATATTTAGCCAAGATCAAGAACAAGATAAAGGAGAATTTTCTTGGGGTGAAGTATTACGAGAAGCATTTTTAAATGGTTCAGTTTTTTTATTAGTTGGGAGTGTCATAATTGGCTTACTTACCGGAGAAAAAGGTTGGGAAAAGTTACATCCTTTTACTCAAGATATCTTTTATGGAGTTCTAGCATTTTTTTTACTAGATATGGGTATGGTAGCCGCAAGGAGAGTTAAAGAATTGAGTAATACAGGTTATTTTCTGATTGGCTTTTCTATATTTATGCCTTTAGTAAATGCACTTATTGGCATCATTTTAGCTAAATTTATCGGGATTTCTCCAGGCAACGCATTATTATTTGCTGTGCTTTGTGCTAGTGCTTCTTATATTGCTGTACCCGCAGCTATGAGAATCACAGTACCTGAAGCTAACCCTAGTTTATATGTTTCTATGGCCTTAGCGCTAACTTTTCCTTTCAATATTATTATTGGCATTCCGTTATATTTCAACATCATCAAACTTATAGGAGTTTAA
- a CDS encoding carbonic anhydrase produces the protein MPIKRIIAGLNEFHDNYFVAHRELFEHLSHGQNPEVLFITCSDSRIDPFLITQSQPGDLFVIRNVGNIIPPYGRFNGGEAAGIEYAVEALGIKDVVVCGHSHCGAMRGLLQIGNLAQQMPSVYEWLRYHAESTRRLVMDNYQGYSNEQLLKIAIEQNVLTQIENLETYPVIRSKLHSGQLTLHAWIYEIESGGVFAYDADNSQFKILENRPFPVPNPLIGVHSCDLKSAAKQSVVPT, from the coding sequence GTGCCGATTAAACGCATTATTGCGGGGCTAAACGAGTTTCATGATAACTATTTCGTTGCTCATCGTGAATTATTCGAGCATCTATCTCATGGACAAAATCCAGAGGTATTGTTCATAACTTGTTCTGACTCAAGAATAGATCCGTTTTTAATTACGCAGAGTCAGCCAGGGGATTTATTTGTGATCCGGAATGTTGGTAACATCATTCCACCTTACGGCAGATTCAATGGTGGTGAAGCCGCAGGGATTGAGTATGCTGTTGAGGCGTTGGGGATTAAAGATGTTGTGGTTTGTGGACATTCTCATTGTGGAGCGATGAGAGGATTATTACAAATAGGTAATCTAGCACAACAAATGCCTTCGGTTTATGAATGGTTAAGATATCATGCCGAATCTACCCGTCGTCTGGTAATGGACAATTACCAAGGGTACTCCAATGAACAACTTTTAAAAATTGCCATCGAGCAAAATGTTCTCACCCAGATAGAAAATCTAGAAACATACCCAGTAATTCGCTCTAAACTTCACAGTGGACAGTTGACTCTCCATGCTTGGATTTATGAAATTGAAAGCGGCGGGGTGTTTGCTTATGATGCTGACAATAGTCAATTTAAAATTTTAGAAAATCGTCCTTTTCCCGTGCCTAATCCTCTGATTGGTGTACACTCATGTGATCTCAAAAGCGCAGCAAAACAGTCGGTAGTACCAACATAG
- a CDS encoding cyclase family protein: protein MRVSNLKTIAYSRVIHLSHVIDSNIPQWPGDPGVEFIPVAQLPDDGYYLRQFSLGEHSATHMNAPNSFYLAGVGIDQYSAQSLIVPAIAINISATTTINPDYTLTVADILAWEGQHGEIPADHLVLLYTGWEHKWSDKNAFLNQDAQGVMHFPGFGGDATQFLLDERQIAGVGIDTHGVDPGQDSSFTTNRLVLAQQGIVLENLTNLQQLPPTGITLAIAVLRLRCGSGSPVGVLALVA from the coding sequence ATGAGAGTGTCGAATTTAAAAACTATTGCTTACTCTCGTGTGATTCATCTGAGTCACGTAATTGACTCTAACATTCCTCAATGGCCTGGTGACCCAGGTGTAGAGTTTATCCCTGTTGCCCAGCTACCTGATGATGGTTACTATCTGCGACAATTTTCCTTGGGAGAACACAGTGCTACTCATATGAATGCGCCTAACAGCTTTTATCTGGCTGGTGTGGGCATTGACCAATACTCGGCTCAGTCTTTAATTGTACCTGCGATCGCTATCAATATCTCTGCAACCACAACTATCAACCCTGACTATACACTCACTGTTGCGGATATCCTGGCTTGGGAAGGGCAACATGGTGAGATTCCAGCTGATCATCTAGTGCTACTGTATACTGGCTGGGAACATAAGTGGTCTGATAAAAATGCTTTTTTGAACCAGGATGCTCAGGGAGTCATGCACTTTCCCGGTTTTGGGGGCGATGCTACTCAGTTTCTCTTGGACGAAAGACAAATCGCTGGTGTAGGCATTGATACTCATGGTGTAGACCCTGGACAGGATAGTAGTTTTACTACCAACCGTTTGGTATTGGCACAGCAGGGTATTGTGTTAGAAAATTTGACAAATTTACAACAATTGCCACCAACGGGGATTACACTAGCGATCGCTGTCCTCAGGTTACGCTGTGGCTCTGGTTCACCGGTGGGAGTTTTGGCATTAGTAGCTTAG
- a CDS encoding COP23 domain-containing protein, protein MKIRLLGQGLTGLAIASMSALVATATINQPSYAGGTTFYCGKSRGVPVTFARTQDGKNVPMVRWVSGGYFPPPWTAQKRCLEVSRRFQKNYDNGRLRTIKTGLLRGEPVVCAATNPNNPCTDSTLLFTVKRGADPNVIVRRLFDRRGLAAGNALNESSNSTVNIDFDTYVQNAATDSSNDLIYEPNDNTSEAGVP, encoded by the coding sequence ATGAAAATACGGTTACTTGGTCAAGGATTGACAGGGCTAGCAATAGCTTCCATGAGTGCATTAGTTGCCACCGCAACTATAAATCAGCCAAGCTATGCTGGAGGCACAACATTTTACTGCGGCAAGAGCAGAGGCGTACCCGTGACATTTGCCCGGACTCAAGACGGCAAAAATGTCCCAATGGTTCGCTGGGTGTCTGGTGGTTATTTTCCACCGCCTTGGACGGCGCAAAAGCGCTGTCTGGAGGTATCCCGCAGATTTCAAAAAAACTACGATAACGGTAGATTAAGAACTATCAAAACTGGCTTACTCCGGGGAGAACCTGTAGTTTGTGCAGCGACAAATCCCAATAATCCCTGTACAGATAGCACTTTGTTATTTACAGTCAAGCGTGGTGCTGATCCTAATGTCATTGTCCGGAGATTATTTGACCGTCGTGGTTTGGCAGCTGGCAATGCGCTCAATGAAAGCAGCAATAGCACAGTTAATATCGATTTCGATACTTACGTGCAAAATGCGGCAACAGACTCCAGCAATGATCTCATCTATGAACCAAACGATAATACATCTGAAGCTGGTGTTCCTTAA
- a CDS encoding aldehyde dehydrogenase family protein gives MITPLTCQNYINGQWVNAATETIINSNNPANKTEVVATFPRSQAEDVDRAVASARQAYDSWRKVPAPARAEYVFRVGELLLQHKEELAQLISREMGKPLTEARGDVQEGIDCAFYSAGEGRRLFGQTTPSEMPNKFAMTVRMPIGVCALITPWNFPIAIPCWKAMPALVCGNTVILKPAEDTSACATKLIEIFADAGLPPGVINLVHGVGEEAGKALVEHPDIDLVSFTGSSETGAFVGATCGRTHKRVCLEMGGKNAQVVMEDADLELALDGAVWGAFGTTGQRCTATSRLILHRDIKEKFTTMLLERTSKLRLGAGTEADTDIGPIINHKQLQRVDDYMDIARAEGAKILIGGKIATEGQLKQGYFFQPTILDHVRPNMRVAREEIFGPVVALIEVSSFVEAIAILNDTKYGLSSSIYTRDINRAFAAMRDIAAGITYINGPTIGAEVHLPFGGVKQTGNGHREAGTTALDVFTEWKSVYVDFSGSLQRAQIDNRS, from the coding sequence ATGATAACTCCGCTAACTTGCCAAAATTATATCAATGGTCAATGGGTGAATGCTGCCACAGAAACTATTATCAACAGCAACAACCCTGCTAATAAAACCGAAGTCGTGGCAACTTTTCCCCGTTCTCAAGCCGAGGATGTAGATAGAGCTGTCGCTTCAGCTCGGCAAGCTTATGATAGTTGGCGGAAAGTGCCAGCCCCGGCTAGAGCAGAATATGTGTTTCGTGTCGGAGAATTATTACTCCAACACAAAGAAGAATTAGCTCAGTTAATCAGTCGAGAAATGGGTAAACCCCTCACCGAAGCTAGGGGGGATGTGCAGGAAGGAATTGACTGTGCTTTTTACAGTGCGGGTGAAGGTAGGCGACTGTTTGGGCAAACCACACCTTCGGAAATGCCCAATAAATTCGCCATGACGGTACGAATGCCCATAGGAGTGTGTGCTTTAATTACTCCTTGGAATTTCCCCATCGCCATTCCTTGTTGGAAAGCAATGCCAGCTTTAGTTTGTGGCAATACAGTCATCCTCAAGCCGGCTGAAGATACCTCTGCTTGTGCGACGAAATTAATCGAGATTTTTGCAGATGCAGGTTTACCGCCTGGGGTAATTAACTTGGTGCATGGGGTAGGAGAAGAAGCGGGGAAGGCTTTAGTTGAACATCCAGATATTGATTTAGTGTCCTTTACTGGTTCTTCCGAAACTGGCGCTTTTGTTGGTGCTACCTGTGGACGAACTCACAAACGAGTTTGTCTGGAAATGGGCGGGAAAAATGCTCAAGTAGTGATGGAAGACGCAGATTTAGAACTTGCTCTCGATGGTGCAGTCTGGGGAGCCTTTGGCACAACTGGTCAACGTTGTACTGCTACCAGTCGCTTAATTTTACATCGAGATATTAAAGAAAAATTCACGACAATGCTGCTGGAACGGACTAGCAAATTACGTTTGGGTGCTGGTACTGAAGCTGACACAGATATTGGGCCAATTATTAATCACAAACAACTGCAACGGGTAGATGATTATATGGATATTGCCCGTGCAGAGGGAGCCAAGATTTTAATTGGGGGAAAAATTGCCACAGAAGGACAACTCAAACAGGGTTACTTTTTTCAGCCGACAATTTTAGATCATGTCAGGCCGAATATGCGGGTTGCGCGTGAAGAGATATTCGGGCCAGTAGTGGCATTAATTGAGGTTAGCAGTTTTGTGGAAGCGATCGCTATCCTTAACGATACAAAATATGGTCTTTCTTCCTCAATTTACACCCGTGATATCAATCGGGCTTTTGCGGCTATGCGTGACATTGCAGCAGGTATCACCTATATTAATGGCCCTACCATTGGTGCAGAAGTACATTTACCTTTTGGTGGTGTCAAACAAACCGGTAATGGACACAGAGAAGCCGGCACAACCGCCTTAGATGTATTCACTGAATGGAAAAGTGTTTACGTAGATTTTTCTGGTAGTTTGCAACGCGCTCAGATAGATAATCGTAGTTAA
- a CDS encoding serine protease — protein MAVFIGVLPITLSASAMDSKICLPSSNVNCRIAPSVQALSQLSLKQLRRQAEAITVRVMSNELLGSGILLRKEGNVYTVLTNAHVLRAGTSPYRIQTSDRRIHNANLAPKVSFGSNDLAILQFKSASHVYEVATLGASPTVEDEVFATGFPFAQEESQEKGLMFTAGKVLLVLNKALEGGYQVGYTNEIEKGMSGGPLLNRRGEVVGINGLHAYPLWDTPSVFIDGLEADEKLHQKITRLSWAVPMEKVVKMIPQAAQTLHKAD, from the coding sequence ATGGCTGTTTTTATTGGTGTTTTACCAATCACTTTGTCAGCCTCAGCAATGGATAGCAAGATTTGTCTGCCATCGAGCAATGTTAATTGTCGTATTGCTCCATCAGTGCAGGCATTGTCTCAATTGTCGCTCAAACAACTGCGTCGTCAAGCTGAAGCCATCACCGTCAGAGTTATGTCTAATGAGTTGTTGGGTTCAGGAATCCTGCTGAGAAAAGAAGGTAACGTTTATACGGTGTTAACTAACGCTCATGTGCTAAGGGCTGGTACTTCCCCTTATCGGATTCAAACGTCTGATCGGCGGATACATAATGCGAATTTAGCACCAAAGGTTAGCTTTGGCAGTAATGATTTGGCGATATTGCAGTTTAAGAGTGCTAGTCATGTCTACGAAGTGGCTACTTTAGGTGCTTCTCCTACCGTAGAGGATGAAGTGTTTGCTACTGGTTTTCCTTTTGCTCAAGAAGAGTCTCAAGAGAAAGGCTTGATGTTTACGGCTGGTAAAGTATTGCTAGTACTGAATAAAGCGCTGGAAGGAGGCTATCAGGTGGGTTATACCAATGAGATTGAGAAAGGAATGAGTGGTGGGCCACTACTAAATCGGCGTGGTGAGGTTGTGGGGATCAATGGGTTGCACGCCTATCCTCTGTGGGATACTCCATCTGTTTTTATCGATGGCTTGGAAGCAGATGAAAAGCTACATCAGAAAATTACTCGTTTGAGTTGGGCTGTGCCGATGGAAAAGG